The Colletotrichum destructivum chromosome 7, complete sequence genome contains the following window.
ACAAGACTCATAGTTAGACCTTCTGCTTGATCGCCAGGCATGTTCTGAGCTTCTGGGACATGTAAGTATATGCTTTTTTAATGCTACCTAATGACGCAACAAAGGCTTTGTTCGTTGTAGTCATAAAGAACAACAGTTCACTAGAGCGAGCATCTTTCCAGGTTGAGATGCTGAACGATATTGTAACTTCAGACGTTGAGTTCCTTAGAGACACAATGTCCAACCACAATGTTCAACTTGACATGAGGCTTCGCGTGCTGTGGCCCTTCTAGAGATATTTATAAGGGCTGGGTTTTCCGTCCCAGTATAGCTCGAAATCTCTACATACGACACAGACTATAATCACCATCACTAGCAAAGCTTCACTGCAACAATTGAGACTACGTTGGCCCAGTTCGTGGAATCGCTATAAGTCAGAAGCTTCGAATGAACACTTCCACAATGGAAATGAGCAAACAGACACAGAAAGATTACTTACCAAAGTTCTTCAAGCTTCCGGCCGAGCTACGCAACAGAATCTACGAGCTATCTGAGCTCATTCCCACAGAGTATGATCTGGATGCATGTGGGCCAGCGGCTGATATGGCGTGGTCGCGGACGCATCCCCAGTCGTCATTGACATTGTTCTGCCGTCAAGTCAGAGATGAGGTACTCAGTCTTTTGCACAGCAGAAACCATTTCCATTTTTGGCTTGGATTAAAAAGTCAGAACACCAACCAGTCGGCGGCCTCATCTAATCTGACGGCTTTCATTGAGGCCTACATCGATCCATCGCATACCTTCGCGTTGACAAACATCAAGTCAATGTATCTACACTTCTTTTGCGGAACAGGTCCTGGCGAGACATTGTCACAAGAGCTTGTTCGATCGGCCTTTGACCTCAAGAAGCTAACCATCTGTCCCAACAGTCGCAGCGATGCTCCTGCATCTAACGAGTTTCAAGCGGCACTTGAACTTTTCCTGCACGACATCCAACAGATTCGCTAGCTCCAAACGGCACGACTTGCTGAACCCATTCCCAGAGAACTCACTCAATCGTTGGCATCGTCTACATAATTCGTATTTCGATTGGAGTGCATTTGTTCTGGCCTCTCTCACCGCGGTTGTGATCACAATACTCCCTGGTCTCCTGAAAGCTACGCTGGGCGAGTTCCCACTGCAGCAAATGTCAGAAACTCCATCGCCCTGCATCAAAACATCCAACAGTTTCTATGGACAGCAATAAGGCCAGCAAAACGCTGGCATATGAGCTTCTTTTCGCCGGGAACACGTTGATCAAAGATCCGAGCCAGTTTTCTagccgtcctcgtcgacacgTCAAGCTATCAAGTCGTCTTCGTGGAAAAGTTTGAGGCGAGTCAATCAAACGAAGGTACAATTGTGCTTGAAGACTGTTTCTCGCAAAGGTAGTGAGTTAAACATAAGGGAGAACCGGACGGTTCGAACAAGGATGATCGAGAGATTTGAGTTGATATAAGAAGATAGCAAGAAACAAGCACTGTGCACCGCAGTACTAGAAGAACAGTGGCTTACTTACTGAACAAGAGCTCAGGGCCCTTGCATGATGTAGTTCATGCATGAGATCAATCAGGGAGGTCGGCCCTACTCTGACGTTCCGGACCTGTCTGTTTTGGGCTTGGGCTATATGAATGCAAAGAAATGATTGGACTTCCTCCCTTTCACCGCCTGTGCGACCTTCTAATTATCACCAAGAAAGGACTCTCCTGGAAAGAGTTTTCGATGCTGTCACAAAGCACGTCAGGGCGAAGTTGCGGTTGTTCCCTGCAGTTGTTCCCCTCCTTCTGCGTAAGACATTTTGTACGGAGAATCAGAATGTACCATCCACTTCACGAAGTACACTGTTCAATCCCCGCCATTGTTTCACCCGGTGGTTTTGGGCTCTATAAGCACATTGATATATGTGGTTTGAAGTTTCGGACGGGCCTTTGGTGTCATTatttctcggcctcgagggttGGCTTTGTCATTCATCCGTGAGGCTCCTTTCAGATGCAAGGGGTGATAACCTTTGTTATCAAGACTCAATGGTTTTATGCGCGTCGAATGTCTGCTTGTGTACGTCTACTTTTGGGATGACAACTATGTAGCTACGGACGAAAAAAGTTCTCTGATTTCTTATATCCTGGAAAAGGACGCAAGAATCAAAACTTCAACTCCCCCGTTTTCCAAGGAACAACAAGGTCGTTTGCCCATACTGTTTCTCGCATGTGACTTTTGGCGACATTCAGACTTTCAAGTCTCATTTCTACCATCGTCATCATGAACGTCACGTCCCTCATAttcgccatcgccatggtGCTATTTAGCACTCCGGCCGTTAGCGGACGCGAATGCCCCCTCGAGTCAGACTGCGTTCAGAGTCTTTGCAATAAGATCAGATACACGGCCGACCACAGAGGAGAAAGACCGTTCCTGATGGAAGCTACCTGCGCGAACGAGGCAGGCGAGCCAGTCTTCACTAAGCTTGACCTCAAAAAATGCATCGTGAATAGCAATGGGCTCCTTTACTGGTCAGACCTGTTAGTTGCCTCCATTCTCTCCGTCGTGGACTCACACCCCAACCGTCCCTACACTGTTCACACATTGCTGATCATGATGACCCGCCATACACAGCGGCGATTTTAAGTGCCAGGGCTGCCGCATCGTCCAGTATAAACCGGAAGACACTGTCATCTTAGAGTGCCGAAAATGCCCAAAGAAGATTGGCGAATGGGAGTCCTTCGTGGTAAACTCACGAATCAATCTATGTAAGTAGATGGGAACCTAAACATACCAGTCTCACTTCTCGACTCTTGGCTGACAAGAGACTCCCAGCATCTGGCATCTGGGTCAGCAAGAACGGCGCGCTTAGCTGCTACAGCCACGAAGGAGGTTATCGTAGCTCTAAGGGGATATCAAGACTCTCGGGGCGTGGTGGACCTCGGACCTCTTGACCGATGTGTAGACGCTGGTACGCTGAATTCATTCATCTAACAGGCCGTCAACACTGCGAGATAGATCGTGTGCAACGCTGGTTCATCAGAAGGAATTTTCTTCGTACGGCCCACGAGAGCAGTCCAGAGCAGTTCAAGTCTTGTGTTCGTTATCTTCTTCTTTAAACATATATATATGCCAGCTTCTGGAAGTCATATAGAGTCTTCCTTGGTCGCCCAAGTCCCCTCCCGGTATGTGAAATCTGGGAAAAGCACAAAAAAAATCAACGCGCCACACTTCCACTAACTCGTCACTGAGAACAGAAACGCTCTGAACGACACAATGAAGTACGTGCGTTGTATACCAAGTTGTCACAGTAATCATCTCTACACCCGCGCTGATGACCGCCGAACAAACTCCCTGGTCACCTTCCAATGCGCCGCTCCGGCCTCTTTCGGGTCCATAAAGATAGTGATCCAGCTCCCCCACTTCGACTCATTGTCGATGAGTGCGTTCTTTATCCTCGCATGCTCGGGCAGACCGAACGGCGCCTCGAGCTGATGCGGTCCCCAGaaggcgctgctgccgccagacgacgacgacgttgaccCGGTCGACACGGAACTGGGGGTCGTGTGTCTGCTCTGGACGAGGTTGCTTACAAGGTCCATGGTCCGCTCGTATTCCGCGTTGATTTGGGTGTTGGTGAGCTTGGGAATCTGAGGATACTGGACCCGAGGCACTGGGTAGTCGCAGTCAATGCTGCGGTCATTGTTCGTGGGGAAAAGACCGATGGGCACACCGTCCGATTCCTCCCAGGAGACCGTGTCCCATCCTGCGGTCAAGTCGACGGATTCGtcgcggcgacgggcggcttcttcttcaatATTTATACAGCGCTTGCCGATCTCAGAGATCAGCTGCGCGTCCCATAGGTTCTCCCTTCGCTTCGTGACTGTTTCTTGCTTCAGCAAGTCCACGGCCGCACGCCGTAGCATGGGGTGCCGGCATTTGATGCTGACGTAGTACAGCGGCGGGATGATCTCGGTGTCAAAGACGAATTTGGGCATCGCCATGGCGGCATGGGAAGGGTCGCGCCCCGACACTCTCCGTGACGCGTGCACAAACTCGGCTGCggtgctgatgatggacGCGAAAGTTACGATATGGTTGTCGAATGCTGTCTCCAAGGTGTCCATCGCAGTGCTGATGGCGATCCTGGCTGCGTTGTAGTACACCATGCACAGCTTGCCTTTGCTCAACGCGTCATCaatggccgagatgacgaCAAAGGCCACATGCCATTGCGATAGTTTTGCGAGGAAGTCATCTTGCTCGCGAGCCAGCTCCAGTAATGTCGGATCGCTCGGGGGATATGAATAGACTGCTCTCTTTGCCTTGGCCGTGAATCGTAGCCCGTCATCGATCAGTTCGTAGAGCGcaacctcggcctcgtccactGACGAGAAGAACAGATTCGTGGCAGAGCTCGCCTTCATGTTTGGCGGTATCGCGGCGGGGAAGCAACCAAAAAGAAAGGATGCGAGGGCGAGCCGGCTGTAGACGGGCACGAAGTGTTTCTTGATCATGTCCACATCTGTCGAAGGCTCGAGCTGCGAGAGGATTAGTCTGCCCTGGTTGATGTGAACTTGCGACGCGCCCTCGTCTCCAAGCATGAACTCTATGCAGATGAACAACAGACACGCCAGCAACGGCACTGTTGCTGGCGATGTCTCGGTGGGCTTCCATTCTTGGAGACACTTCAGAGCTTTGCCGTACTGCTCGGCGGCAAATGTGTTGGTCAGCACGCCATggttgttttcttcttcaacggccGGGTTAGAGCCTGGCGGCAACGCTAGCGTCTCATGAAGACTGctgatggcgaggacggcgtgaCGGATTGCCGGCTCGGCATGGCAAAAGTGCGGCACCAGCTTCTTCCATAACATCGAGCTGACGCCGTCGCTGAAGATGGATGGGGCGGAGAAGTTACGATAGAAATCAAAGGCGCGCTGCTCTTTGGCACCGCCGGCCCAGTCCGCAAAGGGCGAGACAGGCGGGCTTAAGCGCATGACGCCGCCGGGATTGTGCCCCGGCAGCTTGGGAGGCAAGTAGCCGTCGCATTTCCGACCCGTCTTGTTGCAGCGAAGGCATGCAGGCTTGGTCTCGTCACACTTGACCTTTCGAATTCTAGCAGCCGCGACGGGGTTAGCAGGGCAAGGGGGAGTGGAAGACCTCGGACGAGGCAAGATGGGATGACGAGTGTTGAGAGGACAAGAGATGGGATGACCGGCACGGCGGACACGAGTGGCCGGCCTCGGACAAAGAGCAGCAGTTGAAATGGAAGACTCGGACTCAACTTGCAGGTGACACATCCAGTCCGGACTTTCTTGGTGCCTTTTCGACCAGACGGGACCTgcgatgacgccggcggcgcacCTCCTTGAAGCCCCATTATTTGCTGGTTGGCCGTTGTGCTCATGGTGCGGCTCCTCTCTCCCTGCCAAGAGCAAATGGGCGTCCTAGTCCACAGCCGGGTTATGTGATTGGGACCTGGTGGTTTCCTTTGAATGGCCCTGGTTTGTTTTGGATCTCGAGTCGTTGTCGAAGGGGCAATCCGAGATGTCAGGTCCGAGGCAAGCAATCAGGGCTGACCGCTTCTTGAAAACGGAATCAGAAGGTGAGATTAAGACTCTTGTATTGTCTGTGCATTCACAAGGAATGAGGAGGGGACGGGGCTCGAAAGGATTCTGCAAGGGCGCTGAAGGGGGTGATGACGAAAAGCAGTAAACCCACAGTCGATCCAAAGCGAGATCTCCTCCAAGGCTGCTGTCTGGACACGTCACACGGCTGCGAGAATTAGAAGTATCAACAAAACAAGTATGAACAATCCTTTGTGCGCCAGAGTCTACGCGTCAGTGGTAGAGCGAGGGTGGTGGAAAAGAATGTCTCTGCCTGGAGTGAAGGAGAGCGACGGCAACAACGTGGACGCCGTGGGCGCGCGAACTCTCTCTCAGCCCTGTCACTGCCCAGATTAACGTTTCATCGTGGGCTGCACACTGCATGTGAGGTGAGCATTAGTGATGGAGCGATGGAGCCCGGATTCCCTGGCTTAGTGCGAAGGAAGTGGCTCAGTCCAAGACTCGGCCATAAACATGAGGCCCACTGTAATATCTGTAAATTGCTAGCAATTACCTGCTGCGATTGGCTATCCCGCTCGGACTTGGACTTGCGAGCTGGCCAATCAATCAGCTCAGGTGGATACCCGGGCTGCGTCCCACTTCGCCCCCATTTCACCCCGATGTGGGTACTTCCCCGGTCGGCCACCGGTACGTATCTCCGTGTTGTTGGTTCGGGACACGCTGAATCCCCTCGCAAGAACCTCCTTTCCAGACATTTCGCCATGCCATCGTTAAGCAACGATCAGCCAAGACACGCTGCGACTAGCTTAATTATCATTGCTACCTTCCGATTGGTCTATGTGCTCCAGGTCCGAACGGGCGGTTCACTCTGCCGACCTGCCAGGCTGACCTATTCACCGTCAGCCTAGACGGATGCATAGCGGTAGAGATCGCCAGTTGTTCGAGTCCACGCCCCGAAGGCGGCTGAGCACCACAAGACAAGATCCTAACCTTATTTCCGCCACCAGAACATGCTCTccatcccacccccccttccgaGCTTGTTGCCTTGTGGTGTAGCTCTTGAATTGCTTTCAGACACTAACCTGATTGGCGATGTCGGACTTCATGAGGCTTGACCTCGGGCTTTACCCTGGTTCCAGAGGGATGAAGCTTGTAGATCGGAGAGACTAATGAGGTTCATGCAACTTCCAAAGCCCCAATATCGCGTACACTCATGGCGAAGCTTCTTCGTCAATGTTGAAGTCCAGAAATAGTTCTGAGAAGTGCGGTCCGTCTTGGTGTGAGGTTTCCGACATCACGAATGATATAACAAGTCTTGGTGCCATCTGAAAATGTTGATAACTTGCAAGCCAGAACCATATAATCAGACATTTTCACAGGAGATACGCTGATATTCGTCTCACTCACAGTTGATATTCCCTCATCTCCCCTCCGTCACCTTTGGTCACCTTCAAAATGGTTCCCATagccgtcctcgcccttaTGGCAATTTCTTGCCTTCAAGGTATTGAGGCCAACCCGTGCCCGCCACTGGGGCCGactctcccctcctccaagaCCCCCAGCAACTCGACGGCCGTCAAACAGGCTATCACCAAGATCCAAGAAGGCCTGGTCAACCGCACCTCTTCGCTCAAAGCCACCGCAATCTCCATAGGCGTCAAGTCCATCCACGAAGACGTTCCCCTATTCGACTGGCACTTCACCCCTCCAATCGCCGACAATCGCAGCACCACAaccgtcgacatcgacaccGTATaccgcggcggcagcattACGAAGCTCTTCACGACCCTTGCGGCTCTGCAGAATACTCACATCAAGAGGACTGACCCTGTCACGAAGTACCTCCCGcagctcaaggccgaggccgccaggAACAAGGGCCAACTCAACTTCGTGCCGTGGGATAGCATCACCATCGAAGATCTGGCGTCTCACGTCTCGGGCCTGGGAGGCGACAGTAAGTCTTCCTCCCTTGTTCATTACTTACTATTCGCGCCTCTAACCAACATCAGTCGCCACTGATCTTGCCGTATTCCCTGGAAATTGGGCAGCTTTGGGCCTCCCACCTGTCTCCAACGATACAAAGCCTACCTGCTCCGGTCTCGGGGGCACAACGCCCTGCACGGCGGATGGTACGCACTCTCAATCCCTTACTCCTCTGATTCGGTATCTCCTAACACTTCAAAGACCTCCTCAGTGGCCTCAACAAGAAACCACTCGTCTTCCTACCTCACACAACGCCAGTCTATTCTAATATCGGCCTCTCCCTGTTgtccctcgtcctcgagacCGCCACCAACAAGACCTACGAGTCCATCCTCACCGAGACTATTCTCAAacccctcggcctcgccaacACCTCTatcgccgtccccgccgacgacgcttGGGGGTTCATTCCCAAGGGCGAAGTCACTTggggcggcgacctcggcgtcttcgcctCCGCTGGCGGCATCTACACAAACACCCGAGACCTGCTGGCCTttggcgccgccatcctctcctccgacctcggcatcgacacGCGTTCTTGGTTGAAGCCTCGCGCCTTCACCTCCTCACGTGGATACTCCATTGGCGCCCCATGGGAGATTtggacgtcctcgacgctcCTCGACTCGGGAGTGCCTGTGTCCGCCTACACCAAGTCTGGCGACCTCGGCTTATACACCAACGTCCTAATCGTCGTGCCGGATTACGACCTCGTCATCTCTATTCTCACTGCGGGCGCAGAGGCGGCGGAATCTTCGCAGTTCCCTGCGCGAATCATCTCCCCTGTGATAGAAGCTCTCATCCCGGCCCTCGAGCAAGCAAACAAGGAGTACGCCGACGCGACCTTTGCGGGAACCtacaccgacgacgagacaaACTCAACTCTCACCCTCTCCGTTGACGACGGGCCGGGCTTGTCGTTGACAAACTACACCGTCCGCGGTGTCAATGTGCTCGCCAACATCCCCAACTACAGCCTGAGCCCTGGGTCCAAGACTTTCAATGTCAGTGGAAGGCTCTACCCAACGAACATTCAGGAGGGGGACAAGTGGTCGTGGCGAGCCGTCTACAAAAACCATGACGAGCCcga
Protein-coding sequences here:
- a CDS encoding Putative cyanovirin-N; this encodes MNVTSLIFAIAMVLFSTPAVSGRECPLESDCVQSLCNKIRYTADHRGERPFLMEATCANEAGEPVFTKLDLKKCIVNSNGLLYWSDLGDFKCQGCRIVQYKPEDTVILECRKCPKKIGEWESFVVNSRINLSSGIWVSKNGALSCYSHEGGYRSSKGISRLSGRGGPRTS
- a CDS encoding Putative zn(2)Cys(6) fungal-type DNA-binding domain, fungal transcription factor — translated: MSTTANQQIMGLQGGAPPASSQVPSGRKGTKKVRTGCVTCKIRKVKCDETKPACLRCNKTGRKCDGYLPPKLPGHNPGGVMRLSPPVSPFADWAGGAKEQRAFDFYRNFSAPSIFSDGVSSMLWKKLVPHFCHAEPAIRHAVLAISSLHETLALPPGSNPAVEEENNHGVLTNTFAAEQYGKALKCLQEWKPTETSPATVPLLACLLFICIEFMLGDEGASQVHINQGRLILSQLEPSTDVDMIKKHFVPVYSRLALASFLFGCFPAAIPPNMKASSATNLFFSSVDEAEVALYELIDDGLRFTAKAKRAVYSYPPSDPTLLELAREQDDFLAKLSQWHVAFVVISAIDDALSKGKLCMVYYNAARIAISTAMDTLETAFDNHIVTFASIISTAAEFVHASRRVSGRDPSHAAMAMPKFVFDTEIIPPLYYVSIKCRHPMLRRAAVDLLKQETVTKRRENLWDAQLISEIGKRCINIEEEAARRRDESVDLTAGWDTVSWEESDGVPIGLFPTNNDRSIDCDYPVPRVQYPQIPKLTNTQINAEYERTMDLVSNLVQSRHTTPSSVSTGSTSSSSGGSSAFWGPHQLEAPFGLPEHARIKNALIDNESKWGSWITIFMDPKEAGAAHWKVTREFVRRSSARV
- a CDS encoding Putative beta-lactamase/transpeptidase; this translates as MVPIAVLALMAISCLQGIEANPCPPLGPTLPSSKTPSNSTAVKQAITKIQEGLVNRTSSLKATAISIGVKSIHEDVPLFDWHFTPPIADNRSTTTVDIDTVYRGGSITKLFTTLAALQNTHIKRTDPVTKYLPQLKAEAARNKGQLNFVPWDSITIEDLASHVSGLGGDIATDLAVFPGNWAALGLPPVSNDTKPTCSGLGGTTPCTADDLLSGLNKKPLVFLPHTTPVYSNIGLSLLSLVLETATNKTYESILTETILKPLGLANTSIAVPADDAWGFIPKGEVTWGGDLGVFASAGGIYTNTRDLLAFGAAILSSDLGIDTRSWLKPRAFTSSRGYSIGAPWEIWTSSTLLDSGVPVSAYTKSGDLGLYTNVLIVVPDYDLVISILTAGAEAAESSQFPARIISPVIEALIPALEQANKEYADATFAGTYTDDETNSTLTLSVDDGPGLSLTNYTVRGVNVLANIPNYSLSPGSKTFNVSGRLYPTNIQEGDKWSWRAVYKNHDEPEVDDELFYPDGGCQTWGLIDRKAYNYLALDDFIVTAAKDGSAKSISPRPFGVTLNKIES